The Aquificaceae bacterium genome contains the following window.
GGTCCTTGGGGCAGAGCTTGATGTGCCAACCCTTGAGGGTAACACAGTCAGGGTGAAAGTTCCCGCAGGCGTGAGGGAAGGAGACACCATCAGGGTCGAAGGCTATGGAATGCCAAGGCTAATGTCAGAGGGTAGAGGAGACCTCTTTGTGAGGGTTCACATAGATGTTCCAAAGCTGGGTTTTATGGACAAGCTTTTTGGCGATGGGAAGAAGATAAAACAACTCCTTGAAGAACTTGACAGACTTCTACCTGAGCCAGAACGCATAAGGGAGAGGCAGGCATGAAGAAGGAAAAAACCAGACTCTACACCATAGGAGTTGTTGCCAGCATGTTCAACATACATCCACAGACACTCAGGCTTTACGAAAGGGAAGGCCTCATAAAGCCCACAAGGAGCAAGGGCAGGACAAGGTATTACACGGAAGAAGACATAGAAAGGCTTGAGTTCATTCTCACACTCAGCAGGGACCTTGGAGTAAACCTCGCAGGTATTGACATAATCCTCCGCATGAAGGAGCAGATGGAAGAGCTTGAAACACAGGTGCAGAAGCTCATAGAGTTCATACAGAGGGAAGTTTCAGAGCTTTACCAGAAGGATGAAAACATAAAGTCCATAGTCCTGGCAGAGAGGAGAGACATACTCAAGTCAATAAAGAAGCAGTAAAATAACTCTATGGAGATAAGGGAGACAGACCTTCCAGGCATAGGCAAGAAGTATTCCATGAGCCTCAGAGAGGGTAGGGAGCTCGTGCTGGTCATATACAACACAGGCAAGAGGGAAATATACCTGATGGAGGAGGAGGAAACTGCCTGCGTTTTTGACCTTACGGAAGAGGAGGCAAAGGAGCTGGGTTTCCTGCTTGCAGGAGCCCTATACCAACCCATCAAGGCGGACAAGATGGAGCTTATTCTAAAAGAGGTGGTGATGGAGTGGGTAAGGATAGAGACCGGGTCAAACTTTGTAAACAAGACCATAGCTGAGCTTCAGATAAGGAGAACGACGGGTGTATCAGTCATAGCCATAGACAGAAAGGGAAGAATCATACCCAGCCCAGACCCTTATAAGGAAAGGATAGAGCTTGGGGATATCCTCATCGTGGTGGGCACCCGCCCTCAGATAAACCACCTTTTAGAACTCTGCGGAAGGTGTAGCACGTAAGATGCACAATCCACAGGATTTTATGCTGGCAGGGGGAGTTTTCCTGCTACTGTTTTTTTCCGCCTTTCTCC
Protein-coding sequences here:
- a CDS encoding cation:proton antiporter regulatory subunit yields the protein MEIRETDLPGIGKKYSMSLREGRELVLVIYNTGKREIYLMEEEETACVFDLTEEEAKELGFLLAGALYQPIKADKMELILKEVVMEWVRIETGSNFVNKTIAELQIRRTTGVSVIAIDRKGRIIPSPDPYKERIELGDILIVVGTRPQINHLLELCGRCST
- a CDS encoding helix-turn-helix transcriptional regulator; translation: MKKEKTRLYTIGVVASMFNIHPQTLRLYEREGLIKPTRSKGRTRYYTEEDIERLEFILTLSRDLGVNLAGIDIILRMKEQMEELETQVQKLIEFIQREVSELYQKDENIKSIVLAERRDILKSIKKQ